The genomic segment TATCCGTGTTGATGAATCGCGGGATCTGCCACTTCTTCACGTTGTTGAGGATTTTACCCAGAAACCGGTATGCAGCTTTGCTGTTACGACGGGAGGAGAGATAAAAATCGACAGTGCGGCCCCGGCTGTCGACGGCCCGGTACAGATACGCCCAGCGGCCATTGACCTTCACGTAGGTTTCATCCATGTGCCACGGGCAAAGATCGGAAGGGTTACGCCAGTACCAGCGCAGCCGTTTTTCCATTTCAGGCGCATAACGCTGAACCCAGCGGTAAATCGTGGAGTGATCGACATTCACTCCGCGTTCAGCCAGCATCTCCTGCAGCTCACGGTAACTGATGCCGTATTTGCAGTACCAGCGTACGGCCCACAGAATGATGTCACGCTGAAAATGCCGGCCTTTGAATGGGTTCATGTGCAGCTCCATCAGCAAAAGGGGATGATAAGTTTATCACCACCGACTATTTGCAACAGTGCCGTATTTACTGACATGATGTCAGGAGCAACTGATGAGCGTGCAGGGCTACAGAGACTCCTTGCCAGAGCGGAGAAAGATGACATCATCCTCTGTACTAAAATGGATCGTCTAGGACGTAATACCGCTGATATGATTCGTATTGTGGATACTTGCTATAAAAAAGGCATCGCTATCCGATTTCTAGAGAATGGTCTTAGTACTGAAGGCACAATGGGAAAAATGGTTATCCAGATACTAGCAGCTGTTGCCGAGGCGGAACGAGAAAGGATCTTGGAGCGAACTAACGATGGGCGGAAGACCGCTATGATTAAGGGGGTCAAATTCGGAAGAAAGCCTCACAAGAAGGCTGAATTAGCTAATGAATTGATTAATAAGGACGTACAAGTTAAGGAAGTAATGGAAAAAACGGGTATATCAAGGGCGACCTATTTTAGGCTGAAAAGAAAAACAGCTATTAACTCTAACGAAGGATGAATTCAAAGTGAGTCAATACTTAAAGCTTGGAGATGACCAGTCTCCGGTTCAGTTGGATCCACACAGCGAAGTTGGTGCATTTAAAGTTGTTGGACACTGCTCATGGGCAAAACCAGGAGATAAAATCACTCCTGATTTTTTGCGTTTAAGAATAGAACCTTGGTTAACTGCTCTTTTTCAGTCTGAACACCTAAATATACTTATTGGCGCGGGACTTAGTTCAGCAATCCAAGAGTCAGCGACAGGCACGAAACCTCAAGGCATGGGATGGATTAATGATCTCAAAGTTTGCAAGGCTGAAATAGATAGTTATGTAGCTAAAACAGCTGAAGCCTCAGGAAGAGGAAGAGGTAATATTGAAGACCAAATCCGTTCAATTAATGAGTTAATTAAAGGATTAGAGATTTTAACTGCGCAAAATCTCCCACTTCCAGAACCGCCTCCTGGTGCTCTCCCATATCGAAATTTAAAAAGTGAGTTAGTTGAGTTAAATAATGAGCTAACAAGATGTTTGAAATTATTCTCAGATTCAGTTAGTAATGGGGAAAAGTTAATTCGCGATGCAAAAAACGATTTAAAAACACAAACGTTTAATTATTTAGTAAGTTTTTTGATGAGTTTTTCAAGTCGAACAGCGACAAGGGATCGATTACATATTTTCACGACGAATTACGACAGGATAATTGAAGCAGGAGCTGAAATAGCAGGTATTCGACTAATTGACAGATTTGTTGGTACTATAGCGCCTATTTTCAGATCTTCGCGACTAGAAGTCGACTATCATTATAATCCACCGGGTATTCGTGGTGAACCAAGATATTTGGAAGGTGTGGCGCGCTTTACTAAATTACATGGCTCATTGGACTGGTATACTACCGAAGGAGCCATAAGGCGATTTGGATTACCTTTTGGTGCGAGTTCGGTGGAACCCTTTTTACAAGTGGAGGCTGCTGGAGCAGCGAACTATCATCAATTAATGATTTATCCAAACTCGGTTAAAGACCGAGAAACATCAGAATACCCTTATGTTGAACTATTCAGAGACTTAGCATCTGCAACATGTCGTCCTAATAGTACTTTGGTAACATATGGTTATAGTTTTGGAGATGAACATATAAACCGTGTTATTATTGACATGCTGACAATACCCTCAACGCATATAGTAATAATTGCCTACGGCGATCCACTCGGTAGAATTATGCGCTTTGTAAACGAAAGTGGAAGAAAAGCTCAAATATCTTTATTACTTGGTGACCACTTTGGAGATATCAAGAATTTAGTGGATTTTTATCTTCCTAAAGCAGCGATAGACAGATCATCAATTCGTATGGCAGAACTATTGAAATCAAGGGGTTTATATCGTACAACAATTTCAAATAATAGCGAGGATGCTGAATGAACTCATTTCCGATTGAACAAGGTGAGCAACTCAGGGTCGGCACTGTAGATTTTGTTTCACCTAATGAAATTAGAGCAATATTAGAGATTGACTCACCTGATACTGTTGCTTTGAATGCAGGAACGCCTAGAAACTTTCCAAGAGTAAACAGTTATGTATTAATATCATGTGATAATGGTTACTTAGTTGGGCAAATAGAGTGGCTTGCTGTAGAACATTCGCCTTATCCAAAACAAAGAGATGTTCAAGAATTTGGTTTAGTAAATCTACCATTCCCCCGAAAAAAAATAAGTTTGAATCCGGTGGGAATGCTTAAACGTTTGTCCAAAGATGGTACTGATTATTTCAGATTTCAACGAGGTTCTGAATCGTTTCCTTCTATTGGGGCTGCTATTTTACTACCGACAGATTTACAACTTAGATCAATAGTCGAATCTGGAAATAATAGGCGAGTGATCATTGGACAAAGTCCACTTGCGAACAATGCAAATGTAGCTGTAGATCCTGATAGATTATTTGGTCGTCATATAGCAGTGCTCGGAAATACTGGTAGCGGTAAGTCTTGCTCTGTATCTGGATTAATCCAGTGGTCACTCGAATCTGCATTGGAATCACAAATAAAACCAAATGCCAGATTTATCATCCTAGACCCCAACGGCGAGTATGCACGTGCTTTGGGGCCAACGACGAAATTTAAAGGTAGAGTATTTAAGGTTGAGGCTGAAGGCAGTGAAAACCAATTACAAGTACCCTCATGGTTTTGGAATAGTTCGGAGTGGGCATCATTCACGCAAGCAAGTCCTAAAGCACAACTTCCATTACTAAAACGCTCCTTGAGAGCAATGAGAAATGAAGAATTTGATTTACAAAAGAATATAGATATAGAAGTTAAAAAATACCTAGGTACAATTTTGGTTTCTTTAAAAGCGGATAAATCTAAAGGAGCAGCGGCACTTAATGATTTCCCTGGAGCCAAAAATCTTTTGGCTAAAATTAATATTTGGCGTCAGAGTCTGGAAGAATACAAAGCGAGATTAACTACACCATGCCCTGAGCTAGATAAATTAATCATCTCTATTCAAGATTTTTGTGGGCAAAGAGAAGGCAGATATCCAGATTACAATGCTAAAGTTAGCGCAGTTGATAACATCATAAATGGAGTGTTATCTTCATTTCAGAGCCTTGGAGGCGATGAGTGTGAACTCCTTCCTAAAAACGAGGATATCCCCGTCCCTTTTGACGGAAATAATTTAGTCTCCTATTTAGAGGCGTTAGCACAAGAAAATGGTAGCGAGCAATATGTTGAATATCTAGTAGCTAGAATACGCACAATGCTTGCGGATACAAGAATGAAACCCATAACCAATGACTCAGAGCATAGAGTTGACTTGGCTAATTGGTTAGAAACATATATTGGGAAAGATGGTGATGGTGATAGCTGCGTTTCAATTATTGATCTTTCTTTAGTACCAACTGAAATTACTCATCTTGTGACAGCTGTCATTTCAAGAATTATTTTTGAATCATTGCAACGTTATAGACGACTATATAACAAATCTTTACCTACGGTACTTGTTGCTGAAGAAGCACATACATTTATTAAACGGTATCGTGAGGACAGTGAAAATCAGGATGTCGCAGCTGTTTGCTGTCAAGTATTTGAGAAAATTGCACGAGAAGGCAGGAAATTTGGTCTCGGTATGGTTATTTCTTCGCAACGACCATCAGAATTATCACCTACAGTTTTATCTCAATGTAATACTTTTCTTCTGCATCGAATTAGCAATGACAAAGATCAGGAGCAAGTTCATAAAATGGTACCCGACAATTTGCGAGGATTACTCCGTGAATTGCCTTCATTGCCATCTCAACATGCAATACTGATGGGCTGGGCATCTGAACTTCCTGTCTTAGTTAAAATGAAAAATTTGACGAAAGAGCAGCAACCCCATTCTGATGACCCTGATTTCTGGGATGTTTGGACAAGAAAGGATGCTGATGGGAAATTGGTCGAGAGAACGGCCAATTGGGAAGCTGTTGTAAAGGAATGGCAACAAAATTGAACTGAAGTAGGATGTGAAAACGGGAGGGCAGATCGGAATTGAAGGAACTTTATGCAATCAATCTACTTGGTATTGCGTTCCATCGACCATCAGCCCCATGATCATTGGAGTAGCTGTAAATGCAGCACCTAATAATTAAAATAAAACAATAGGTTAACCTATTAACGTGGTTTTTTACATCGTTGGCCCTCAAACCCCTAAAATCAGAAAAGTATCTTTCCAGACCTGTCAAATGGAAGCATTAACAAATCAGTTAACAAAACGGACAATATAGTAAAAAGTGGCTGGTAAGCATACTAACCACCTGATAGGCAGGTAGCAGCATAAAAGGGGAACCGAGTAATGAAAGGCTGTATCACCCGAAAAAGGTGTTTTCAGAGATGCACTATATGATGGAATAACAAGTTTTTGCAGATACTACCGGCGTAGAGGATGTCCCGAACACCTATAGCTGGAGTATCGATATTCACGGCATAATACGAATAAACCGAATGGGATATAAATATGGCAATTATTTTGGGTGTTTTATTTGTGATAACATTAACACTTAGCATCTATCAGTTGCGGAAGATAAGAAGACTATCATCCCGAATTAACACATTGGAATCCGTTATCCTGGGTGAACGGACGGGAAAGACAATTCCTTATGAATCGTTGCACCTTCTCAATATTTTGAGATTACAGGCACGACAATGGACTAGTTCGGAGGAAAATCCCGCTTTATTAACTATCCGGCCAGTTTGTATTGAACTGCTGGATGATTATATGTCTAAACTTTTAGCTTCTATTCCAGAATTGAATTTGATGATAGAACCTCGTCCTTCATATGCATCGCTATACAGTATCAATTCTGTAATGTTCTACATCGATAGTGAGAAACATGAAAAGTTGCCTATTCGCTTTCATTGCGCCAATCAAGACCTCGCAGAGCGCATTGCAAACTTGTTGCTATCGAAGGGCATTGAAGCTCGCGCAGCGATTGAAATGTCACACGTAGATTAGCCTGATATAAATAGATGGGCATTCTGTCCGGGTTGTTTATGCAGCCCTGTTTACAATGCACTGAATAAAACGGACAGCAATAACATAAGCCGTTAGCAAAAATCCCTCAATCAGAACCGTGGAAACAGCGACAGTCGTAAAATCCGTTGTTAGCTTGATCGCTGCTACTATCACCAGTCCGCCAAAAAGAATGCAGCGGGTAGCGATAGTTTCACGTTGAAACCAGCTAAAGAAAGCGCCCGCGATAATGACCAGGGAACAGTAAATCGAAAAAAGAAGTGTCATCATATTCTGTTATCCTATCTAACACAGAAAAAACTGGCCCGAAGCTTTTGAAACATATATGGAAATCAATCAGAGCACGTCTAACGAGCACGGTCTTATATATTCAATAACTATACATGTTGCTTATCATCATAAATGGATTTGGTATAGAGTGGCCAAAGAAAAAGGTAACAACAGTGGCAAGGACAACACAGGCTAACAATATCCACTCAAACTTTTCTGGAATGAATAATACCCGGATGGAACCTGCTGCGATAGTGCCACCAACTAAACCACCAATCAACGCTTCAGAAATTGTTGATAGTTCCATAAATTAAGTCTCCTGGTGTTTGGAGGGCTTCGGGAAGTTGCACCAGCTTATTCGCCAGACGCGTCCACTCACGTTAATAATAAAATCTGTCAGAAAACAACTCTACCAGAACCGTTGAAACTTCGATAAAAAAAGGACGCTGTTTTGAGGGCGTTTTCTATGCAAGTTATTTACAATGTTTCAGGCAATTACTTCACTACCGTAAGTTTTCGTTCGACAAACATTCAGATCCCATAGTTTGCGCTGGAACTGACCTATGTGGACGAGATCTGCTGTAGGTCTGTAGGGATTGGGGGCCATAGAGTAAATCTGGCATTTTTAGCTATAAAGTAATGATTGGGCTACACGTATGTAGGTTTTAAGGTTATGTTATCTCTGCCTCGTAATTCTGCGAGCACCTCATTAGGGAATAATATGAGTAACTTAAACCACATGGATAGAACCGTAACACAATACGTAAACACTAAAGTATTAGTGGCGCGTTTAGTACATCTTAGCGCCACTATCAGAAAGCTTGAATCCTACCAATCGTCATCTTGGGCAGATAGAGCTCTCCATGATTTATATGCAGAACTTCAGCGAATTTGGCCACAGGTGGAAGAGTATTATACTCAGATGCCAACATACCAAATGGAACGTGAGTTTTACGCTGAACTCGTGCAAATAAAGATAAAGGCTGAAGAGTACCTACGTAGAACTAAGCAGGAACAATAAAACAATTCGTTTTTGGGGAGCCCGGTGGGCTCCTTTTTTGTGATGGTTCAATCCGGTGACGTGGGGTTACCGAGCTGGCGCATTCCCACGATTCGCACCTGATGGATTACCGGTTTTACTTGGTCAGTTCTAACCGGCGCTGATAACGCTCCCAGCGCATGACGAGATTCGCCGGGTCTATCGGACGGCAAAGCCCGGTAATCACATGGCCATCGTATTGCTGCAAATCGGGATCTTCGGCCTGCGCGACAGGGTCAACGTGGACGGTCAACGTCTCCGGGCAAATGGCAAGGACGTTGTCGTCAAACAGCCGGTGCAGATCGATACGAAGCAGCAAGCCATTACTCCAGTGATCCAGACCACCAGCACTATGCTCTACCAGGTGTGCGGCCTCTGTCCTGCGGCGTAAGCTTGCTCCTGTAATCACGCAGCGGTCGTTACAGTTTCGACGGACGGTAGCAGCGAAATCAGCCTGATCCGGCCTGGTCACCACGCAGGTTGTAGAGCCTTCACGTTTAGGGTGCGCCAGGGGCGCAACAGACGGTTCCTGCATGGAGACGCGGGATTGTTCAACTTCGACGGAGATCAGGGCTGGCTGGGGTGCTGGCTGCGATTCTCGCACTACATCGTGCGTAATGCCGTTGGTTTCCGCTTCTTTAAGCTTTCCGACCTGGCTTGCTGCGGCCAGCGCACGGTCACGCGCTTCCTGCTTTTCTTCCTTCGTCCATTTACGTTTGGCAGGTTCGTGTGTGGGAGCCGGGAGATTATCTGGTTCATTGACCGGCACAGGGTCAACCATCTTTTTGCCTTGCATTGACTCAGCCATAAACCGGCGAGCCAGCACATCAGCGCGTAGTCCCGTATCGCGATGCTCATAAAGATAGGTGCGAAATTCCGTCACACGTCCGCCCACCAGCTTAATGGCCTCACTCATTCCGGCCTTGTTGATGGAAGCGCTACTGGTTTTCAGGTTGGGCAAACCGTACTGACGTGGGTTTTCTTTCTGGGTGCTTTCAGCGCCGGTCAGACGGCTCTCTCTGATTTTTCCATTATGCCGGGTCGGTGAATCGCCATTCGGATGTTCAGGAGATCGCCAGGTGTCTGCGGGAGGCGTATACGTTGTACCGTTCTTCTGGGCCATGTAGGCGAGCACTTCCCGCATATCAACACGGGTCTTTTTGCGCTCGGCAATACCTTCATCAATCTGACGTTCAAGATCCGCTCGCTTCTCTTTGTGCAGGCGGCGCGATTCCAGTACGGTTTCGTTATCATTCAGGCGTTCTACTATCTCACCGGTATTTAAATTCTGGTTTGCCAGTTCGCGCACCATGCTCAGCACTAAATCGCCCATTGGATGCCGGGTTGTGATACCCAGGCGCTCAAACGCCCGGTTGGTGATCTCGTTTCTGCGGGTTTGATTGGCCAGTTCCGTGATCTTCTTCAGGCGCTCGATTTCGGCAAGCTGTGCCCGCTTCATCAATTCGCTGCCGGTTAGCATGGCAACAATCTGAACCTGACTCTCACCCTTCAGTAAGTGCTCGGTGATGAATGTAGAAAGAGCTGCCCGCCCACCGTGATTTTTAGGGATACCCAGCGTGGCCAGAATGTCTCTCTTTAGAATATTACGCAGGTTAGCGGCCTTTTTTTCCGCTTCATGTTTGGCCTGCATGTCCCGGCTATGCTGCTTACGTTCGGCCCGGGTTTTCTTCACCTTCACTTTCGTCGTCACTACTCTTTACCTGGCAGGGCATCATCATCATTGATACCGGTCGCGGAGGCCTGCGGTCGTTACCTATCCCCCGCCGCTGGCCGCACATTTGATGGCGAGAGTATACCTGCTCTGTCGGCAGCGCGTCTTTTCTTGTCTTCATATATGCAAAATTAGTCCAACATACAAATCCGATCAGGGTCAACACCCCCGCGTCCACCCTGCAAAGCGCCCTTGACCTTTATACCCACTGAAACCCTCGCGCCCCCGGCCCCTCTTTTTTTTCTCTTTTTTTCTCTCTTTTTCTCATATTTTCTCGCATGGCTCATCCAGCGACCGGAGTCCCTATGTGGGGTTTGCAGGAACCGGACGGAAAGACCGGCACGGCCCGGTTGCCGCAGGCGGGGGAAATGGCCAGACCGGGCACGGCGGTTTCTTTTTAAAATGGTGGGCCCGGGCAGAATGGTTACCCCGGGCACGGGCCCGATCCTGAAAACGACACGGAGGTTTCAGGTACGGCTCCCCTTTCTGCCCCAAGCGAAGCGCAGGGGCAGAAAGGGGAAGTTTATTTGTATGTTGGACTAATAGAGGGTGATGTACGTGAATTCTGCCCGGGTTTTCCCGGCGATTATCCCGGAATCCATCACCGATATTCTTCCCTTTATCCTAATACCGGTGATGGCCACCGGCACAAAATGCAGGGTGTTCCGGCCCGGCGAAGATGCGGCCGCAAACCAGCACGAAAGTGTCGGTCGGAAAAAGGTGAAGCCAATGCTGGTGGCCGCACGGAATTCAGGCGGGCACTCGACGTTACTCACCCACGACTCCGGGTTAACGGTTCGACTCCGGGTAGCCTGGCCCGGGTGAAGCCCGGGGCAGGCTACCCTGTTTTTGTATGTTGGACTATTTTGACGGGTACTGGAGCAAACCACTCTGCCACACGATATGGCATTTAGTTACCGCTCTTGCGGTTCATGGATGAAATAGTCGGTTCTGTCAGGAGGGAGTCAGGGAAATGTGAAGAACCGAAATGGCCACGCTGAAAGATCATGTAGCCAGTTCAGATAAGCAAATTGAGTTAACGCCCTCGCTCATACCGCACCAGCTCTTCAGGTTTAGACAACCACTCTGTAATCTGGTGATCATGCATTGACGTATCGTATTCAAAGTCTGGCGGATAATACATATCGCCAACAAACCACTCTTCCTGCTTTAATTCATCCTCATCTATATCACAACCGCTATCAAGCCAGTCCCATCGGCCTCTTTTGTTAAAAATCACTCTCCCATTCGGCATAAAAGCTCCTTATTCAGTCAGATGGTTACGGTCTCGATATCTCGATGCCAGGTTAACATCGTTCACCAGTTTTACCACGGCTGGACGTTCGGCTTCAGTCCAGGAATCAGGCTGATAGTACACCCGCAGCGATTATCATCAAACTACTTCGCCTCTCAATCCCGCGCTCTCAAATTTCTGTTATGCATCATGCCAGAGTACAATATGAGGACACTATCGCCGGAATATTACCGACCGCCCCGACGATTAACGTTACCGGCCTAAGCTGAGGAAAATGGTTCTATGAAGTCATTTCTGATCAAAATGTCAAACGCGCATAACGAACACATCCGGGAAGTCGCTTCCGTGGATGAAGCTATTCGTATCGCATCCGAAAGAGCAAATGAAGGTTTCTGGCTTCCACCCAGCCGGGTCTGCGAAATGAGCAAGGAACATGAAGGCCGGTATACAGTCGGTGATGATGGCTGGTTCCGCCCCATCGAGCTGGCGGTTCCAGTCGAAATAGAAGAAGTGAAGTCGTCCTACGGGAACGGTGGTTACGACATGATTTCCGTAGGCAAATGGATCCAGACTCAATCAGGCTGGCAACCGTCACCGGCTGTCTGACTCTCCTTTTGTTTCGGTGGGGCTAGAGTGCCCCACTATTCTTCCGCTTTACGCTCGCGTTTTTCTTTGTCGCACTTCACTTTTTCATAAGCCTTGCCAAACCACTTAGGCTCTTTTCCCATCCCCGAATAAGATAGTCCTTCCGGCAGACTCTTCCAGAACACCGTTATCGCCTCGGCAAATTCTCTAAACTGTTCCTCGGAAACTTCAAGTTCTTCGTGGCGAGCTGGTCTCTCTTGCGGATAACCTTCGCATTGCCATACTGAGTAGTACTCCGGGTGAGCATTAACCAGTTTCTGGTGGGCATCACCATCTCCATGTTTATAAACGTTGACAACCTGATGACATGCACTGATTAACGGGAAACATGGCATGTTTCGTACTTCAATACCCAGCCATTCCATCAAATCCATAAGCCTCGGAAAACTGAGGTTCCAGATCAAATCTGATATCACAACCATGTCGAGCCACCGCCAGCTTCTGGCCTCCCGGATAAGCAGATCTCGTAATGCCTTGTCAAACTGGTGGTACATCCCAGCGGTCAGGGAAAGCGTGACCGTGACCTTCATTTCCCGCAACGCAACCCAGTGGCAAGCTTCAATCTGTTCAATATTCTCGTATACGTCACTTTCGTCGTGGTAATCAGGATTGAACCAGTCTCCAGCTGACTCTATAAATGACTCGCCTTTCTTTGTCGCTTCACTCCTGATCTCCACATCACTGAACTGCGACAGCAAACGTTCCTGCGCTTGTTCAGCGTAAAAAAGATGCGGGTTAAGCACCCACGGTCGGTCAATTGCCGCAAAGAAAAAGATGTTCCATCTCGGGTCGATAATTTCTTTTTCAGCATCAACAGCTGGCGCTGATACACTGCGGTTTGATTGTTTTTTTCTACCCATACCACTATCCAAATTAAAAACAGACGAAAAAAAACCGTCCAGCTGGACGGTTAATATCAAAATATCCTTCAGAAGTCTGACACGGGTCAGGCGCTAACCCGGGCAGTCGCTACTCACTAATTAAACCCCGCATAGGGGAAAACAATATTTTGATACTCCGACAACGCACCCCGCGATGGGGGAAGGTATGTCAGGCC from the Citrobacter sp. Marseille-Q6884 genome contains:
- a CDS encoding SIR2 family protein codes for the protein MSQYLKLGDDQSPVQLDPHSEVGAFKVVGHCSWAKPGDKITPDFLRLRIEPWLTALFQSEHLNILIGAGLSSAIQESATGTKPQGMGWINDLKVCKAEIDSYVAKTAEASGRGRGNIEDQIRSINELIKGLEILTAQNLPLPEPPPGALPYRNLKSELVELNNELTRCLKLFSDSVSNGEKLIRDAKNDLKTQTFNYLVSFLMSFSSRTATRDRLHIFTTNYDRIIEAGAEIAGIRLIDRFVGTIAPIFRSSRLEVDYHYNPPGIRGEPRYLEGVARFTKLHGSLDWYTTEGAIRRFGLPFGASSVEPFLQVEAAGAANYHQLMIYPNSVKDRETSEYPYVELFRDLASATCRPNSTLVTYGYSFGDEHINRVIIDMLTIPSTHIVIIAYGDPLGRIMRFVNESGRKAQISLLLGDHFGDIKNLVDFYLPKAAIDRSSIRMAELLKSRGLYRTTISNNSEDAE
- a CDS encoding ATP-binding protein, which produces MNSFPIEQGEQLRVGTVDFVSPNEIRAILEIDSPDTVALNAGTPRNFPRVNSYVLISCDNGYLVGQIEWLAVEHSPYPKQRDVQEFGLVNLPFPRKKISLNPVGMLKRLSKDGTDYFRFQRGSESFPSIGAAILLPTDLQLRSIVESGNNRRVIIGQSPLANNANVAVDPDRLFGRHIAVLGNTGSGKSCSVSGLIQWSLESALESQIKPNARFIILDPNGEYARALGPTTKFKGRVFKVEAEGSENQLQVPSWFWNSSEWASFTQASPKAQLPLLKRSLRAMRNEEFDLQKNIDIEVKKYLGTILVSLKADKSKGAAALNDFPGAKNLLAKINIWRQSLEEYKARLTTPCPELDKLIISIQDFCGQREGRYPDYNAKVSAVDNIINGVLSSFQSLGGDECELLPKNEDIPVPFDGNNLVSYLEALAQENGSEQYVEYLVARIRTMLADTRMKPITNDSEHRVDLANWLETYIGKDGDGDSCVSIIDLSLVPTEITHLVTAVISRIIFESLQRYRRLYNKSLPTVLVAEEAHTFIKRYREDSENQDVAAVCCQVFEKIAREGRKFGLGMVISSQRPSELSPTVLSQCNTFLLHRISNDKDQEQVHKMVPDNLRGLLRELPSLPSQHAILMGWASELPVLVKMKNLTKEQQPHSDDPDFWDVWTRKDADGKLVERTANWEAVVKEWQQN
- a CDS encoding IS6-like element IS26 family transposase; amino-acid sequence: MNPFKGRHFQRDIILWAVRWYCKYGISYRELQEMLAERGVNVDHSTIYRWVQRYAPEMEKRLRWYWRNPSDLCPWHMDETYVKVNGRWAYLYRAVDSRGRTVDFYLSSRRNSKAAYRFLGKILNNVKKWQIPRFINTDKAPAYGRALALLKREGRCPSDVEHRQIKYRNNVIECDHGKLKRIIGATLGFKSMKTAYATIKGIEVMRALRKGQASAFYYGDPLGEMRLVSRVFEM
- a CDS encoding recombinase family protein, with product MISLSPPTICNSAVFTDMMSGATDERAGLQRLLARAEKDDIILCTKMDRLGRNTADMIRIVDTCYKKGIAIRFLENGLSTEGTMGKMVIQILAAVAEAERERILERTNDGRKTAMIKGVKFGRKPHKKAELANELINKDVQVKEVMEKTGISRATYFRLKRKTAINSNEG
- a CDS encoding HNH endonuclease signature motif containing protein, with the translated sequence MTTKVKVKKTRAERKQHSRDMQAKHEAEKKAANLRNILKRDILATLGIPKNHGGRAALSTFITEHLLKGESQVQIVAMLTGSELMKRAQLAEIERLKKITELANQTRRNEITNRAFERLGITTRHPMGDLVLSMVRELANQNLNTGEIVERLNDNETVLESRRLHKEKRADLERQIDEGIAERKKTRVDMREVLAYMAQKNGTTYTPPADTWRSPEHPNGDSPTRHNGKIRESRLTGAESTQKENPRQYGLPNLKTSSASINKAGMSEAIKLVGGRVTEFRTYLYEHRDTGLRADVLARRFMAESMQGKKMVDPVPVNEPDNLPAPTHEPAKRKWTKEEKQEARDRALAAASQVGKLKEAETNGITHDVVRESQPAPQPALISVEVEQSRVSMQEPSVAPLAHPKREGSTTCVVTRPDQADFAATVRRNCNDRCVITGASLRRRTEAAHLVEHSAGGLDHWSNGLLLRIDLHRLFDDNVLAICPETLTVHVDPVAQAEDPDLQQYDGHVITGLCRPIDPANLVMRWERYQRRLELTK